The DNA window CGCCGCAGACCATCGGGCCGTTCTTCCACGGCCTGGTCCGCGCCCGGCTCAACGTCCTGGTGAGTCCGCAGACCCTGGGCGACCGCATCCGGATCGACGGCGTCGTCCTGGACGGGAAGCGCGACCCGGTGTCGGACGCCATGGTCGAGATCTGGCAGGCCAACGCCGCCGGCCGCTACCGCCATCCGGCCGACACGCGGGAGGTGCCGCTGGACCCGGCGTTCACCGGCTTCGGGCGCGCCGCCACCGACGACGAGGGGCGGTTCTGGTTCGAGACCATCCGGCCGGGACGCGTGCCTTTCACCGGCAGGATCGAGCAGGCTCCGCACATCAACGTCATGGTCTTCGCCCGGGGGCTCCTCCATCACCTCTGCACCCGTCTCTACTTTCCCGACGACCCGTTGACGGAGGCCGATCCGGTGTTGAACCTGGTTCCGGCCTCGCGCCGCGGCACCCTGATCGCCGCCCGCGTGCCCTCCGCGGCCGTGCCGTCCTACCGGTTCGACATCATCCTTCAGGGCGAAGGGGAGACGGTGTTCTTCGAGGTATGATCCTGCGCGGATGACGGACCCTGGCGCGCCGCGCCGGGCGCGCTTCCTGTCCCTGCCCGAGGCCATCGCCGAGTACGTCCACGACGGGGACGCCGTGGCCATGGAGGGGTTCACCCACCTGATCCCCTTCGCCGCCGGGCACGAGGTCATCCGTCAGGGCAGGCGGGACCTGACGCTGATCCGGATGACACCGGACCTGATCTACGACCAGCTCATCGGGATGGGCTGCGCGCGCAGGCTGGTCTTCTCCTGGGGCGGCAACCCCGGGGTGGGGTCCCTGCACCGGCTCCGCGACGCGGTCGAGGACGGCTGGCCGCAGCCGCTACTGCTCGACGAGCACAGCCACGCCGGGATGGCCGCGGCCTACGCCGCGGGGGCGGCCGGACTGCCCTGCGCCATCCTGCGGGGCTACGTCGGCACCGATCTGGCCCGGGAGAACCCCAGTATCCGGTTCATCGAGTGTCCCTTCACGGGAGAGCGCCTGGCCGCCATTCCGGCCCTGCGGCCCGACGTCACCATCATCCACGCCCAGCGCGCCGATCGGGCGGGAAATGTGTTGATCGAGGGCATCGTCGGCGTGCAAAAGGAGGCGGTGCTGGCCGCGGCGCGGGCCGTCGTCACCGTCGAGGAGGTGGTGGACGACCTCGCCCCGGCCAGCCCCAACTCCGTGATCCTTCCCTTCTGGACGGTGGACGCGGTGGTCGAGGTTCCGGGCGGCGCGCGGCCTTCCTACGCCTACGGCTACTACGGGCGGGACAACGCCTTCTATCTGTCGTGGGACGCCATCTCGCGCGACCGCGAGACCTTTCTCCGCTGGATGGGCGAGCACGTGCTGTCCGGCCGGACCTAGGGACCGTCAGGGCGATGGAGCGGGCCGGGGATTACACGCCTTCAGAGATGATGATCATCGCCGCGGCGCGGGCGCTGCGCAACGACGACGTGTGCTTCGTCGGCATCGGAGCGCCCTCCGCCGCCTGCAACCTGGCCCGCCTCACCCACGCCCCCGGGATCACGCTGATCTACGAATCGGGCACGATTGCCGCCAGGCCGACGGTCCTGCCGCTGTCCATCGGCGACCCCGAGTTGTGCGCCACGGCCCTGACCACCGTCCCCGTGCCGGAGATGTTCGCCTACTGGCTGCAGGGCGGGCGGATCACGCTGGGCTTCCTGGCCGCAGCGCAGCTGGACCGGTTCGGGAATATCAACACCACGGTGATCGGGCCCTACGCCCGGCCGAAGATTCGGCTGCCGGGCGCCGGAGGGGCTCCGGAGATCGCCAGTTTCTGCCGTCAGGTGTTCGTCATCGTCCCCCACGAGCGCCGGGCCTTCGTCGAGCGCGTGGAATTCGTGACCACCTTCGGCTTCGGCGAGGGGGGAGAGCACCGCAGCCGCCTGGGCCTGACCACGGCCGGTCCGGCGCTGGTGGTGACCAGCCACTGTCTGATGCGGCCGGATCCCGAGACGAAGGAACTGATCGTGACCTCGCTCCATCCGGGCGTGTCGAAGGAAGAGGTGATGGAACGCACGGGGTGGCCGGTGCGGTTCGCCGCAGACCTCGAAGAGACCCCGAGGCCCACCGCGTACGAGCTGAGCGTGCTGCGCGAGCTCCTGAAGCGCTCCGCCCCGGACGCCGCCGCGAGGTCATGATGCGGGAGGCAATCTTCGCCACGCCGGAGATGGCCGCCGTCTTCTCCGATGAGGCCTTCGTCCAGCGTCTGCTCGACGTCGAAGCCGCGTTGGCCCGTGCTCAGGCCCGGGCCGGGATGATCCCGCCGTCGGCGGCCGAGGTCATCGGTCGCCGGTGCCGCGCCGATCTTTTCGACCTGCCCGCGCTGTTCCGGGAGGCGGCGGAGGCGGGAACCCCCGTCATCCCTCTGGTCCGCAGGCTCACCGAGCTGGTGGACGCGGGGGCCAGGGGTTACGTGCACTGGGGCGCGACCACCCAGGACATCGTCGATACCGCGGTGATGCTCCAGATGCGGGAGGGCCTCGATCTCCTCACCGCCCGCCTGCTCGCCCTCGCCGCGGTGGGCGCCTCCCTGGCCGAGCGCCACCGCCGGACGCCGATGGCCGGCCGGACGATGCTGCAGCACGCCGTTCCGATCACCTTCGGCCTGAAGGCCGCGCGCTGGCTGGCGCTGACCGTCCGGCTGGTCCGGAGGCTCCGCCGGGCGCGCGGGGAGGCGCTTGCCGTCCAGCTCGGCGGCGCCGCGGGCACGCTGGCGGCGATGGGACCCTCCGGCCTGCGGGTGCTCGAGGGGCTGGCGGCGGAACTGGGCCTGGCCGTTCCGGAGCTGCCCTGGCACGCCGAGCGCGATCGGGTGATCGAGGTCGCCTCGCTGCTCGGGATGACGGCCGCGGCCATGGGGAAGATCGCCGGCGATCTGATGCTGCTCGGGCAGACCGAGGTCGGCGAGGTGTCCGCCGGCGCCGAATCTGCCGGGGGCCGGTCCTCCACCATGCCGCAGAAACGCAATCCCGTGGAGGCGATTACCGCCTCGGCCGCCGCCCGTCTGGCCGTGGCCGCCGTCCCCGCCGTCCTTGCCGGCGCCGTGCAGGAGCACGAGCGCGCCGCGGGAGGCTGGCAGGCGGAGTGGGAGGCGGTGCCCCGTCTGTTCCGCCTGACCGCCTCCGCCGTGGCCTGGACGCACCGCGCGCTGTCGCACCTGGAAGTCCATCCCGAGCGCATGCGCGACAATCTCCAGGCCGCCGGGGGCATGATCATGGCGGAGGCGCTGACGATGGCTCTGGCGGAGAAGATCGGTCGGGAGGAAGCCTACCGCCTCGTGCAGCAGCTCGCCGACCGGGCCGCGGCGGCGGGGACCGGCCTGCGCCAGGCGGCGGAGGCCGACGACCGGATCCGCGGAATTCTTCCTCCGCCGGCGCTGGCCCGCGCGCTGGAGGTCTCGAACTACCTGGGGAGCGCGGAGACGTTCATCGATCGCGCGCTGGCGGCGTATCGGGAAATCCAGGAAACGGGCCCCGGGCAACGGTCATGACGGCGAGACAGCTCACCGAGATGCTGCAGAAGGCCAGGGTGTTCGACCTCGAGCACCCGCGGCGCTTCGGCGATCCCGTCCACCCTCCGCACCGTCCGGGGACGCTGCTCACCCTCCACCGCCGGCATGAGGAAGGCGCGGAGGAGCGCCGCACGAGCGCGGCGGGGATGATCTTCACCGCCGAGCACGCCGGGACGCACATCGACGCCTTCTGCCACCAGGCCATGGACATGACCCTCTACGGCGGCGTGCGCGTCTCTCCGGCCGTCCAGACGCCCGCCGGCTTCACGCAGCACGGCATCGACACCGTGCCGCCGATCGTGGCCCGGGGGGTGCTCCTGGACCTGGCGGCGCTGCGCCGGGGACGGCTGCCGGAGCGGTCGCTGGTGGAGCCGCCGGACCTCGAGGCCGCGCTGAAGGCGCAGCGGACGGAGATCCAGCCCGGAGACGTGGTGCTGGTGCGCACCGGCAGCGACACGGTGTGGGGCGATCCGGAGCGCTATCTCAACGGTGCGGGGATCTCGGGCGAGGCTTCGGAGTGGCTGGCCGACCGGCGCGTCCGGGCCGTGGGCAGCGACAACATCGCCTGGGATCTGCCGGGCTACGTCGATCACCGTCTCGGCGTCACGCTGCCCGGCCACGTCGTGCTGCTGGTTCGCCGCGGCGTCTACATCATCGAGAACCTGAACCTGGTGGAGCTCTCCGCCGCCCGCGCCTATGAGTTCGTCTTCCTCTGCCTGCCCCTGAAGATTGCCGGCGGGACGGCCAGCCCGGTGCGCCCCCTGGCCCTGGTGCCCTAAAGCCGAGAGCCCGACCTGGGAAGGGCGTCCGGCGGCCTCCCCTGCGCCCCTGGCTCTCGCCCGGCCAGGCGTCGGCCGCTCCGGTTCCCCGATCAGATCTGAGCCGGTCGGAGCAGACGGAGGGTGAGGAATCCGGCGACCATCGGCAGCCAGAAGGTGTACAGGCGGTAGAGGATCGTGCCCGCGGCGGCCACCTCCAGCGGGACACCGAGCGAAGTCAGGGTAAGCGTCATCCCGGCCTCGACGACCCCGGCGCCGGAAGGGGTGATGGAGACGACCATGAAGACGGCCCCGACCGCGTAGCCGGCGATCAGCACCGCGGGCGCGAGGCGGTAGTCCAGGGCGGCGAAGACCACCGCGAGCAAGGCGATCGAAATCACCTGCAGGATGGCCGCATGCAGCAGGGGCGGGATCGCCCGCAGCGGCTGAGCGCGGACCTGCGTCAGGATCTCCTGGATCTCGTCGCCGAAGGCGGACGACCGTTGCGGCAACAGGCGCCGGGTCCAGCGGAGGCGGCGGCGCAGCCAGGCGTTGGCCCGGGCGATCCGCGATGCGACGAACTGCGGTTGAATCAGTCCCCAGGCGACCAGCGCCGCCACCGTGAGGGCCACGATGTAGAAGAAGCCGACCGCGGCCAGCGAGGCCGGACCCAGGTCGTGGTGCAGATGCAGCACCATCAGGCCCAGCAGCAGCACCGGTGTCAGCGCGGCGTAATCGAACAGGTAATACGCCAGTCCCGTGAGCAGCGCCCGGGAGGCGGCGATGCCCCGATCCCGCGCGGCGGTGACGAAGAACGCGATTCCGGAGGCCGTCCCGGCGGGCAGGGCCAGGCTGGCGAAGGCCATCACGAGGGAGAGGAGCACGGCGTCGCCCAGCGCAATCTCGGTGGCGAAGATGCGAAAAACGCCGCGGTACAGTGCCCCCTGGTTCACGGTGAAGGCGGCGGCGAGAACCGCGGCGGCGAGCAGGGCGGGCGGGGCGGCCGAGACGAAGACCTCGCGCAGGGTGGAGAGTTCTGAGGTCCGCAGCACGACGGCGGCAAGAATGGCCACCGGCGCCAGCAGCCACAGGATCCGCCGCGCCATTCAGGGCTCCCGGACGGCGAAGAGCTCGTTCGTGCGGATGAAGCTGGCCAGCAGCAGGTGGAGGTAGGGCGTGCTGAGCTGACTGCGGTAGGCGTTCAGGGCGTCCTGCTTGGCCTGCTCCACCTCCGGTGCCACGTCGAACCGCACCCATCGCCAGGCCGGATCGATTGTCAGCGCGACGGGCACTGTCAAGGGATCGCGGCGAGCCAGGCGCAGGGGGCGTGGGAACGCGGGGGCGTGGACCAGGAAGGCGTACACCGGCGCAACGCCCCTCACGGCGTCGACGAGACTGGCCACGGCCTGATGGTCGCCGTGCCGGTCAAAGGGGGCGTGGGTGATGATCAAAGTAGGCCGGACGTTGTGCACGATGCGCGCCGCGAGCGCGACCAGCGTCTGCTTCGTGTATGGAGCCCCCGGTTCCAGGACATCCGGATAGTCCGCCTGCCGAAGGCGGGTATACGGCGAGGTGAACGGCGTCGCGCTGCGCATCACCGCTTCGAGCCCGCGATCGGGGAAGCCGAGAAAGTACACCTGGGAGGACGGCACGCCGAGACGGGCCAACGCCTCGAGCGTCTCCTGCTGGCGGATGCGACCTTCCTCGATTAACTGGCCGGCCTTCGGCCGCACCTTCCGGGAGATCACCGCGGCGGCAAGACGGTTGCTGTCGCCGTTCGTGACCACCAGCACGGCGACGGGGACGCCCATGCGGCGGGCGGTGGCGATGAATCCTCCGGCGCCGATCACTTCATCGTCGGGGTGGGCGACGACGACCAGGATGCGGTCGCCCACGGCCGGCATCCGCGCCGGCGGAACGCTCTGCGCCGAGGCGCGCGACGGGTGCATCAAGAAGACAGGCGCCGCGGCGATGAGGACCACCAGGGCAAGGACCAGAAAGATGATCATCGGCGGCGACCTCCGCGGCCGGATGGCCAGACCGGCCTGCCGGGCCAGGTCGGTGGAGGCCCGCATCTTCAGGCGCAGGCCGGCCATCGTCCCGTACTTCTCACGTTTGGAGCGGTGGTTCACCCCCTGCCAGGTGACCCGCTGGGTGCTGGCGCCCCGCTCGCGGACCACCCGGTCCAGCGCCATCTCCAACCCGAAGCCGGTCCGCTCCAGCCGGTCGGCCTGACAGAGCAGGGAACGCCGGATGGCGCGCTGACCAGAGAGGGGGCGCATCAGCCGGTGGAGCCGGTCCTCGGAGAACACCGCCACAGCCATCTCCGCCCTCCCCCGGAGCACGGGCTCGAGGAGCTCGGTGAGATGCGCCGGCCGGAGCCCCACGAGATCGCCGTCCAGGAGAAGGATGATGTCGCCCTGGGCTGCGCGCAGGGCCTCGAGGACCGCGCGCCCCTTGCCCCCGTTTTGCCGGAGCGTGATGACGTGGTGCGCTCCGGCCCTGACGGCAAGCGACGCCGTGTCGTCACTGCTGCCGTCGGAGACGACGACGATCTCGTCCACCAGGCGGCAGGCGCGCGCGGCATGGATCACCCCGGCGATCGTCGCCGCTTCATTGTAGGCGGGGATCACGCAGGAGACGCGGATCGTATTCACAGGGACGTGATCGTGCGCATCGGGATCTCCGCTGTCCCACAATCCGAGCGAATGGCGGCTGGAGTTGGTTCCCGTCCGTCGAACCCTCCAGCTATGGCCGCCTTCTTGCGCGCGCTGGGGGGCGCCGTCACCGACGCGGGGTATCTCCTCCTGGCCGCCTCGCCGCCGTTGCGCGCCGCCTATCGCCGCTGGGCCAAGGGCCGCTACCGGGCTCTGGCTCTCCGCTATGCGGCCACGATCAGCGACGATCCGACATACTTCGCGCCGCTGGCGGCCCTGCTGCAGGCCCTCGGGCCGGCGCCGCCTGCGATCATCGCGGAGGTCGGCGCCGGAACGGGCGGAGCTACCCTGCTGCTGGCCCGCGCCTACCCGGATGCCTTTCTGGCCGCGATAGACGTTT is part of the Armatimonadota bacterium genome and encodes:
- a CDS encoding cyclase family protein, whose translation is MTARQLTEMLQKARVFDLEHPRRFGDPVHPPHRPGTLLTLHRRHEEGAEERRTSAAGMIFTAEHAGTHIDAFCHQAMDMTLYGGVRVSPAVQTPAGFTQHGIDTVPPIVARGVLLDLAALRRGRLPERSLVEPPDLEAALKAQRTEIQPGDVVLVRTGSDTVWGDPERYLNGAGISGEASEWLADRRVRAVGSDNIAWDLPGYVDHRLGVTLPGHVVLLVRRGVYIIENLNLVELSAARAYEFVFLCLPLKIAGGTASPVRPLALVP
- the pcaB gene encoding 3-carboxy-cis,cis-muconate cycloisomerase produces the protein MREAIFATPEMAAVFSDEAFVQRLLDVEAALARAQARAGMIPPSAAEVIGRRCRADLFDLPALFREAAEAGTPVIPLVRRLTELVDAGARGYVHWGATTQDIVDTAVMLQMREGLDLLTARLLALAAVGASLAERHRRTPMAGRTMLQHAVPITFGLKAARWLALTVRLVRRLRRARGEALAVQLGGAAGTLAAMGPSGLRVLEGLAAELGLAVPELPWHAERDRVIEVASLLGMTAAAMGKIAGDLMLLGQTEVGEVSAGAESAGGRSSTMPQKRNPVEAITASAAARLAVAAVPAVLAGAVQEHERAAGGWQAEWEAVPRLFRLTASAVAWTHRALSHLEVHPERMRDNLQAAGGMIMAEALTMALAEKIGREEAYRLVQQLADRAAAAGTGLRQAAEADDRIRGILPPPALARALEVSNYLGSAETFIDRALAAYREIQETGPGQRS
- a CDS encoding lysylphosphatidylglycerol synthase transmembrane domain-containing protein codes for the protein MARRILWLLAPVAILAAVVLRTSELSTLREVFVSAAPPALLAAAVLAAAFTVNQGALYRGVFRIFATEIALGDAVLLSLVMAFASLALPAGTASGIAFFVTAARDRGIAASRALLTGLAYYLFDYAALTPVLLLGLMVLHLHHDLGPASLAAVGFFYIVALTVAALVAWGLIQPQFVASRIARANAWLRRRLRWTRRLLPQRSSAFGDEIQEILTQVRAQPLRAIPPLLHAAILQVISIALLAVVFAALDYRLAPAVLIAGYAVGAVFMVVSITPSGAGVVEAGMTLTLTSLGVPLEVAAAGTILYRLYTFWLPMVAGFLTLRLLRPAQI
- a CDS encoding CoA-transferase subunit beta, whose amino-acid sequence is MERAGDYTPSEMMIIAAARALRNDDVCFVGIGAPSAACNLARLTHAPGITLIYESGTIAARPTVLPLSIGDPELCATALTTVPVPEMFAYWLQGGRITLGFLAAAQLDRFGNINTTVIGPYARPKIRLPGAGGAPEIASFCRQVFVIVPHERRAFVERVEFVTTFGFGEGGEHRSRLGLTTAGPALVVTSHCLMRPDPETKELIVTSLHPGVSKEEVMERTGWPVRFAADLEETPRPTAYELSVLRELLKRSAPDAAARS
- the pcaG gene encoding protocatechuate 3,4-dioxygenase subunit alpha, encoding MKTVALALTPPQTIGPFFHGLVRARLNVLVSPQTLGDRIRIDGVVLDGKRDPVSDAMVEIWQANAAGRYRHPADTREVPLDPAFTGFGRAATDDEGRFWFETIRPGRVPFTGRIEQAPHINVMVFARGLLHHLCTRLYFPDDPLTEADPVLNLVPASRRGTLIAARVPSAAVPSYRFDIILQGEGETVFFEV
- a CDS encoding PIG-L family deacetylase — protein: MNTIRVSCVIPAYNEAATIAGVIHAARACRLVDEIVVVSDGSSDDTASLAVRAGAHHVITLRQNGGKGRAVLEALRAAQGDIILLLDGDLVGLRPAHLTELLEPVLRGRAEMAVAVFSEDRLHRLMRPLSGQRAIRRSLLCQADRLERTGFGLEMALDRVVRERGASTQRVTWQGVNHRSKREKYGTMAGLRLKMRASTDLARQAGLAIRPRRSPPMIIFLVLALVVLIAAAPVFLMHPSRASAQSVPPARMPAVGDRILVVVAHPDDEVIGAGGFIATARRMGVPVAVLVVTNGDSNRLAAAVISRKVRPKAGQLIEEGRIRQQETLEALARLGVPSSQVYFLGFPDRGLEAVMRSATPFTSPYTRLRQADYPDVLEPGAPYTKQTLVALAARIVHNVRPTLIITHAPFDRHGDHQAVASLVDAVRGVAPVYAFLVHAPAFPRPLRLARRDPLTVPVALTIDPAWRWVRFDVAPEVEQAKQDALNAYRSQLSTPYLHLLLASFIRTNELFAVREP
- a CDS encoding CoA-transferase; the protein is MTDPGAPRRARFLSLPEAIAEYVHDGDAVAMEGFTHLIPFAAGHEVIRQGRRDLTLIRMTPDLIYDQLIGMGCARRLVFSWGGNPGVGSLHRLRDAVEDGWPQPLLLDEHSHAGMAAAYAAGAAGLPCAILRGYVGTDLARENPSIRFIECPFTGERLAAIPALRPDVTIIHAQRADRAGNVLIEGIVGVQKEAVLAAARAVVTVEEVVDDLAPASPNSVILPFWTVDAVVEVPGGARPSYAYGYYGRDNAFYLSWDAISRDRETFLRWMGEHVLSGRT